Proteins found in one Methanobrevibacter wolinii SH genomic segment:
- a CDS encoding acyltransferase — MSFLKVSDKYIPSIPFSNISKRIPKRRIAFIDELRAISIMSLVLINTSTLLNHKGVFTYEEYVLFSTMAFGVPIFLMLLGTLMLERDYYDDIPKFLKGRFMRIVIPFLVWNTVIALVYTYYHGNLTFSLSGLGAFSRTFGLQHWYAWMLIGIYLSLPIFNSYIKETKVYGAKYFLVLSFLAVIIYQALEIFNTPTYFNLTFFIGPIIYLFLGYYLDHKEFNLSSNKLIWIGLLLFIATTTFIIYFDIFHNGFQKTVFLHHYNFYTRSYMDVSLVVILQATGVFLFWKYINFDSTKGLFKKFALLFKKPLISVGIKSISRSCYGIYLTHQTMLLIIFLLVDVNYFNAYYWNFLLAFLTFVSSWGLITVLRKLGIPGYIIGYD, encoded by the coding sequence ATGTCTTTTTTAAAGGTTTCAGATAAATATATTCCATCTATTCCCTTTTCAAATATTTCTAAAAGGATTCCAAAAAGAAGAATTGCATTCATTGATGAATTACGTGCTATAAGTATAATGTCTCTTGTTCTTATTAATACATCAACTTTATTAAATCATAAAGGTGTTTTTACTTATGAGGAATATGTTTTATTTTCAACTATGGCTTTTGGTGTACCTATATTTTTAATGCTTCTTGGAACATTAATGTTAGAAAGAGATTATTATGATGATATTCCAAAGTTTCTTAAAGGTAGATTTATGCGTATTGTAATTCCATTTTTAGTATGGAACACAGTTATTGCCCTTGTTTATACTTATTATCATGGAAATTTAACATTTAGTTTATCTGGATTAGGAGCATTTTCTAGAACTTTTGGTTTGCAACATTGGTATGCATGGATGTTAATTGGTATTTATTTGTCTTTACCAATTTTTAATTCTTATATTAAGGAAACCAAAGTTTATGGTGCTAAATACTTTTTAGTATTATCATTTCTTGCAGTAATTATTTATCAAGCTTTAGAAATTTTCAATACTCCTACTTACTTTAATTTAACTTTCTTTATTGGTCCAATAATATATTTGTTCTTAGGTTATTATTTAGATCATAAGGAATTTAATTTAAGTTCTAATAAGTTAATTTGGATTGGTTTATTATTATTTATTGCTACAACTACATTTATTATATATTTTGATATATTTCATAATGGATTTCAAAAAACAGTTTTCTTACATCATTATAATTTTTATACACGTTCTTATATGGATGTAAGTTTGGTTGTTATACTTCAAGCTACTGGAGTATTTTTATTCTGGAAATATATTAATTTTGATAGTACTAAAGGTTTATTTAAGAAATTTGCATTATTATTTAAAAAACCATTAATTAGTGTAGGTATTAAATCAATAAGTAGATCTTGTTATGGTATTTATTTAACTCATCAAACAATGTTACTTATAATATTCCTTCTTGTTGATGTTAATTATTTCAATGCTTATTATTGGAATTTTTTACTTGCATTTCTTACATTTGTTAGTAGTTGGGGTTTAATTACTGTTCTTAGAAAATTAGGTATTCCTGGTTACATTATTGGTTATGATTAA